From Acidipropionibacterium acidipropionici, one genomic window encodes:
- a CDS encoding midas domain-containing protein: MDISAMDPQSIQQLFDAEVVGPEGEAIGTVEQIFADDVTGAPTFVTVKDARTGAESFLPVSGADYNGRRVEVPFSQDVVQAAPSANGGEDLSPEREAEVYGYYGIRAPRRSRQEEAEPDDSWGEDAEFTPAQEPSGETQSDEAEGDDGASDEQDEAATDEPGEQDEAVTDEPGDPDEAAPAVVPEDATAQTVLGQDEPQFEPTEEAEDPATEFRSDVEIDEETDPAVPDEASADENPAEETAVLAGGSFPGAATSAGLVTAGSAAAAGSEPDRSDDAIATGDPDAVLDADDEGLAAGTEVDDAALSTDRLDGESPEAAREDEAESPDDEADSDEPDEDEAGGDASEADDQSESDDRSAASAIPGLPAGATLRKYVVTEMVTVQVPVRREVVCWVDAEGGVHELEPVEAPEATQKKDLHDPATWWFGSEAASETGDDKGPEHEEGPES; the protein is encoded by the coding sequence ATGGACATCAGCGCCATGGACCCCCAGAGCATTCAGCAGCTCTTCGACGCCGAGGTCGTCGGCCCTGAGGGGGAGGCGATCGGTACCGTCGAGCAGATCTTCGCCGATGACGTCACCGGCGCGCCGACCTTCGTGACGGTCAAGGACGCCAGAACCGGCGCGGAGAGCTTCCTGCCGGTCAGCGGCGCCGACTACAACGGACGTCGGGTCGAGGTGCCGTTCAGCCAGGACGTCGTCCAGGCGGCTCCCTCGGCCAACGGCGGAGAGGACCTCTCCCCGGAGCGGGAGGCCGAGGTCTACGGGTACTACGGCATCCGCGCCCCGCGCCGTTCCCGCCAGGAGGAGGCCGAGCCCGACGACAGCTGGGGCGAGGACGCCGAGTTCACTCCGGCGCAGGAGCCCAGCGGCGAGACGCAGAGCGATGAGGCCGAGGGGGACGACGGCGCATCCGACGAGCAGGACGAGGCGGCCACCGACGAACCGGGGGAGCAGGACGAGGCCGTCACCGACGAACCGGGGGATCCGGACGAGGCCGCACCGGCGGTCGTCCCCGAGGACGCCACCGCCCAGACCGTTCTGGGCCAGGACGAGCCGCAGTTCGAGCCGACCGAGGAGGCCGAGGACCCGGCCACCGAGTTCCGGTCCGACGTCGAGATCGACGAGGAGACCGATCCGGCCGTCCCCGATGAGGCGTCGGCAGACGAGAATCCGGCCGAGGAGACCGCCGTCCTCGCCGGGGGCAGCTTCCCCGGCGCCGCGACCTCGGCGGGCCTGGTCACCGCCGGATCGGCTGCGGCAGCAGGCTCGGAGCCCGACAGATCCGATGATGCGATCGCGACCGGTGACCCGGATGCCGTCCTCGACGCCGACGACGAGGGGCTGGCGGCCGGCACGGAGGTCGACGATGCGGCACTGTCCACCGATCGGCTCGACGGCGAATCCCCCGAGGCCGCCCGCGAGGACGAGGCCGAGAGCCCCGACGATGAGGCCGACAGTGATGAACCTGACGAGGATGAGGCGGGCGGCGACGCCTCCGAAGCCGACGACCAGTCCGAATCTGACGACCGGTCCGCCGCTTCGGCGATCCCGGGGCTTCCGGCCGGCGCCACGCTGCGCAAATACGTCGTCACCGAGATGGTGACGGTTCAGGTGCCGGTGCGACGCGAGGTGGTCTGCTGGGTGGACGCCGAGGGCGGGGTTCACGAGCTGGAGCCCGTCGAGGCCCCCGAAGCCACGCAGAAGAAGGATCTCCATGATCCCGCCACCTGGTGGTTCGGCAGCGAGGCCGCCTCTGAGACCGGCGACGACAAGGGTCCGGAGCATGAGGAGGGGCCGGAGTCCTGA